One part of the Tolypothrix sp. NIES-4075 genome encodes these proteins:
- the csm5 gene encoding type III-A CRISPR-associated RAMP protein Csm5: MLASIALKKPEVYESKKIQLTSPILHIGSSVSRLNPFEYVQTSKKVYLPNQEALAKALHKKGGRYLNDYIQAISDRQDIDNLLKDAFGEKWWSTTDTNGELIFPKNAISQKLTEERITDLRPMIRNGMGQLYIPGSSIKGAIRTAIAYYLLKHGDRYNVPKNQKVSEIEKILRSRLGELGNKHKQKSADDDLFMDTLFSEYTLIYQDKRYNGSSQNTDFFRALSVSDCEPIIEGHITSKKGQLIPINLPIVAEVIVSTRFPDYLAKYKASLYVEMVRNVQTKFTLTLDTEMLSWFQHKQGMKLPFHNLDELIQICQEFSQEQWDYEHDYWNDIKNNPRAAGKNLDFNYIRQFYEPEDCPFSMRLGWGSGMTGTTVGLLFDDELRADIRDTCGLKAPQFEAPKSRRAVLNPNGEIKFVPGWVKFKTL; this comes from the coding sequence ATGCTTGCCTCTATTGCCCTGAAAAAGCCCGAAGTTTACGAATCAAAAAAGATACAGCTAACTAGCCCTATCTTGCATATTGGTTCTTCAGTATCGAGATTAAACCCCTTTGAATACGTGCAAACATCGAAAAAAGTCTACCTTCCCAATCAAGAAGCCCTTGCTAAAGCCCTTCATAAGAAAGGTGGTAGATATCTCAATGACTACATCCAAGCAATTAGCGATCGCCAAGATATAGACAACCTACTCAAAGATGCGTTCGGGGAAAAGTGGTGGAGTACAACTGATACCAACGGTGAGTTAATTTTCCCTAAAAACGCCATTAGCCAAAAACTGACAGAGGAACGTATTACCGATTTGCGTCCGATGATTCGCAATGGGATGGGACAGCTATATATCCCCGGTTCGTCGATTAAAGGGGCAATTAGAACTGCGATCGCATATTACTTGCTCAAACATGGCGATCGCTATAACGTACCTAAAAATCAAAAAGTTAGTGAAATCGAAAAAATATTACGCAGTAGATTAGGAGAACTCGGTAATAAACACAAGCAAAAATCTGCCGATGACGACCTTTTTATGGATACTCTATTCTCAGAATACACTCTTATATATCAAGATAAAAGATATAACGGTAGCAGTCAAAACACCGATTTTTTCAGAGCTTTGAGTGTTAGTGATTGCGAACCTATAATTGAAGGTCATATTACTAGTAAAAAAGGACAATTAATCCCTATTAACTTACCCATTGTTGCCGAAGTCATAGTATCCACTCGATTCCCCGATTATCTCGCCAAATACAAAGCATCTCTTTACGTCGAGATGGTAAGAAACGTCCAGACAAAATTTACCCTGACACTCGATACAGAAATGCTTTCTTGGTTCCAGCACAAACAAGGAATGAAATTACCATTTCACAATCTAGACGAACTTATCCAAATCTGCCAGGAATTTAGCCAAGAACAATGGGATTACGAACATGATTACTGGAACGATATCAAAAATAATCCTCGCGCAGCAGGAAAAAATTTAGATTTTAATTACATTCGCCAATTTTATGAACCCGAAGACTGTCCCTTTAGTATGCGATTAGGTTGGGGTAGTGGGATGACAGGAACAACAGTAGGTTTATTATTTGACGATGAATTACGAGCAGATATCCGCGATACCTGTGGTTTAAAAGCACCGCAATTTGAAGCACCTAAATCTCGTCGTGCCGTACTGAATCCTAATGGCGAAATTAAGTTTGTGCCTGGATGGGTTAAATTTAAAACTTTGTAA
- a CDS encoding AAA family ATPase has protein sequence MITLPGVAILSKIYESSATLVYRGIREQDNCAVVAKVLKQDYPSAGELTRYRQEYEITHSLNIDGVVKAYSQQDYQRTLVILLEDFGGESLERLRQQQSDFYPMPLSNFLGLAIALSEILGRIHAANIIHKDINPSNIVLNPNTGVVKMIDFGIATRFSRTNPTFKSLHLLEGTLAYLSPEQTGRMNRMLDYRTDFYSLGATFYELLTGQLPFPATDILELVHCHIAKPPISPHELNSKIPKPVSDIILKLMAKNAEDRYQSAWGIKADLEHCAQQLAEIGQINQIQLGLQDISQQFQISQKLYGREAEIGALLAAFDRVAARKEQENAQFNVEMMLVSGYAGIGKSALVQELYKPITAKHGYFIWGKFDQFGRNIPYSAIAHALQKLVQQILGEPDEQLQQWRSHLLTALGSNGQIIIDAIPEVELIVGKQPPVPSVGATQAQNRFNLTFQKFVRVFCSKEHPLVIFLDDLQWIDSATLKLIELILLDEQTQYLFLIGAYRDNEVYPTHPLILTLEKLQKQGTELQEITLAPLTPEALSQVIAETLHRNIDTVRSLVQLVLRKTEGNPFFVNEFLRMLYGENLLTFDAKQLNWQWNIAQIEAQDIADNVVELLLLKLKKLPQQTRQILRLAACVGSEFNLETLAIVCEKTHKEIFQDLLVAIQAGLIQPLSELDEDLLVQEYKFLHDRVQQAAYALIDESQKQVVHLQIGRNLLEKTSPEQRSERLFEIVDHLNRGNDLIAERAERDEISRLNLIAGQKAKAATAYEAALKYFKTGLKLLNTDSWQSEYNLTLVLYSQAVEAAYLQGRFDEMEQFVEVVLNNAKTAINKMQVYDSKIQALLSQSKLKEALKTGLEVLKLLGVTLIETPSQLDVQRELEETSSLLAEREIEDLINLPEMTAPEPLAAMSILENIGAAAFMVSPALMILIMCKMVNLSIDYGNGTWSPRGYVSYGFILCGIVQDIELGYKFGKLALGLAEKLNTKKGNAVALAVFGISVMHWKVHYRETIPILVDAYQSGMETGEFEHASYAAYIACYHSFFVGEELTQLEQKTAAYSKAVRQIRRESCSNWIAILWQTILNLLDRSLNPSRLIGRVCDEGQALPHAIAVKDEPAIQLCYLHKVILCYLFGEHHQAVQTAVLARQHFEEVTGTAVLFFFCFYDSLALLSLSLDASNSQRAAWLSCVSTNQEKMQKWAEHAPMNYLHKFHLVEAEKARVLGQFLEAEEFYERAIAGADENGFIQEEALAYELAAKHYLARGREKIAQTYMKEAHYCYNRWGAKAKVKDLENRYGQFFSQSYKEAPTSTPTTSRTTSNTSNIALDLAAVMKASQAISREIELEQLLHSLMQILIQNAGAQTGFIILENAGEWVIEGTGQLNDSDDENVYTTQVLQSVTIRNRLPESIINYVIRTHETIILNDATREGSFINDPYIQHNQTKSIFCLPLLNQAQLVGVLYLENQLAVGAFTPERTQVLHLLSTQAAIAIENAKLYSKLRASESKMTQFLEAVPVGIGVVDAVGHPSYSNQRAIQLLGKGIDPDVTPDRLAEVYQIYLAGTDRPYPTEKMPIVRALSGERTRVDDVEIRSYNAKIPVEVWGTPVYDERGNVAYAIATFQDISERKQAEKLLADYNRTLEQQIAERTAALQKSEANYRNLVQTANSIILRCDAQGRIQYLNDYGLRFFGYEEHQILGRTLLETIVPEIETSGRNLKQFIHNVYYNRLDPTSYLQMENENLCRDGRRVWVAWSNQAMLNEQGDLVEILSVGNDITQRKQAEKALQCSEIKFRNIFENSQVGIFRSRLSDGLAIDANQRIAELFGFNSPDEIIGIVHSPDFYVNLCDRQQVVELLKRHGDLQNVEIQMRKRDGTTFWGLNSFHLNATDGYMEGVITDISDRKRAEEASILEERNRMAREIHDTLAQAFTGIVLHNGTAIELMTKKPHKAQAHMETVDELARTGLTEARRSVAALRPKLLESGDLLSALKHLTTQMKPATDTHITCEVIGTAYSASPDVENNLLRIGQEALTNAIKYAHATEIQVELVYEEMQCCLQIRDNGQGFDTNQIMNQGFGLLGMSERAERIGGELIVNSQPGLGTEIVVIVNRE, from the coding sequence ATGATTACCCTACCTGGAGTTGCCATCTTAAGCAAAATCTATGAAAGTTCGGCAACTCTTGTGTATCGGGGTATTAGAGAGCAAGATAACTGTGCAGTTGTCGCTAAAGTCCTCAAGCAAGATTATCCCTCGGCTGGGGAATTAACTCGCTACAGGCAGGAATATGAAATTACCCATTCCCTCAACATCGATGGCGTAGTTAAGGCATATAGCCAGCAGGACTATCAGCGCACGCTCGTCATCCTTTTAGAAGACTTTGGCGGCGAGTCTTTAGAACGCTTGCGGCAGCAGCAATCGGACTTCTACCCCATGCCCTTATCGAATTTTCTTGGGCTGGCGATCGCCCTGAGCGAGATTCTGGGCAGAATCCATGCTGCTAACATCATTCATAAAGATATCAATCCTAGCAACATCGTCCTAAATCCAAATACTGGCGTTGTCAAAATGATTGATTTTGGTATTGCCACTCGATTTAGCCGCACCAATCCAACATTTAAAAGTCTTCATCTTCTAGAAGGAACCCTTGCCTACTTATCTCCAGAGCAAACCGGACGCATGAACCGGATGCTCGACTACCGCACCGATTTTTACTCGCTGGGTGCAACATTTTACGAACTTTTGACCGGACAGTTGCCGTTTCCCGCTACAGACATCCTAGAACTAGTTCATTGCCATATTGCCAAACCGCCCATTTCCCCGCACGAACTGAATTCAAAGATTCCCAAACCTGTTTCCGACATAATTTTGAAACTGATGGCGAAAAACGCGGAAGATCGCTATCAGAGTGCTTGGGGTATCAAAGCCGATTTAGAACACTGCGCCCAGCAATTAGCAGAAATTGGTCAAATTAACCAAATCCAATTAGGTCTTCAAGATATTTCCCAGCAATTTCAAATTTCCCAAAAACTGTACGGACGAGAAGCAGAAATTGGCGCATTATTAGCGGCATTTGACAGAGTAGCTGCAAGGAAAGAGCAAGAAAATGCTCAATTCAACGTCGAAATGATGTTGGTTTCTGGTTACGCTGGAATTGGCAAATCAGCATTGGTGCAAGAACTCTATAAACCCATCACTGCAAAGCACGGCTATTTTATTTGGGGTAAGTTTGACCAATTTGGGCGTAATATTCCCTACAGCGCGATCGCCCATGCCCTGCAAAAATTGGTACAGCAAATACTGGGTGAACCTGACGAGCAGTTGCAACAGTGGAGATCACATCTGCTTACGGCATTGGGAAGCAACGGACAAATTATTATTGATGCGATCCCAGAAGTGGAATTGATTGTGGGCAAGCAGCCACCCGTACCATCCGTTGGAGCAACCCAAGCACAAAATCGCTTCAATCTAACGTTTCAAAAGTTTGTGCGGGTGTTTTGTTCAAAGGAGCATCCCCTGGTCATCTTCTTAGACGATTTGCAGTGGATCGACTCAGCCACGCTAAAGTTAATCGAGTTAATATTACTCGACGAGCAAACCCAGTATCTATTTTTGATTGGAGCCTATCGAGATAATGAAGTCTACCCAACACATCCACTAATATTAACGCTGGAGAAACTGCAAAAACAAGGGACAGAGCTTCAGGAGATTACCTTAGCACCCTTAACGCCCGAGGCGTTGAGTCAAGTGATTGCCGAGACGCTACATCGCAATATTGACACCGTGCGTTCCCTAGTCCAATTAGTCTTACGTAAAACCGAGGGCAACCCTTTCTTTGTCAATGAATTTTTGCGAATGCTGTATGGCGAAAATCTGCTGACTTTTGATGCGAAACAGTTGAACTGGCAGTGGAACATTGCCCAGATTGAAGCCCAAGATATTGCTGATAATGTGGTGGAGTTGCTGCTGCTCAAGCTGAAGAAACTACCACAACAAACACGGCAAATTCTTCGTTTAGCCGCTTGTGTTGGCTCTGAATTTAATTTAGAAACTTTAGCGATTGTTTGTGAAAAAACACATAAAGAGATTTTCCAGGATTTACTAGTAGCTATCCAAGCTGGATTAATTCAACCTTTATCTGAATTAGACGAAGATTTGTTAGTTCAAGAGTATAAGTTTTTGCACGATCGCGTACAACAAGCAGCTTATGCCTTAATTGATGAGTCGCAAAAACAAGTCGTGCATCTTCAAATCGGTCGTAATTTACTCGAAAAAACTTCACCAGAGCAGCGATCCGAGCGACTGTTTGAAATCGTCGATCATCTCAATCGGGGAAATGATCTGATCGCCGAGCGAGCAGAACGAGACGAAATTTCTAGATTAAATTTAATTGCAGGTCAAAAAGCAAAAGCAGCAACGGCTTATGAAGCAGCTCTTAAGTATTTTAAAACAGGGCTTAAACTCCTTAATACAGACAGTTGGCAAAGCGAATACAATCTCACCTTAGTGCTGTATTCCCAAGCAGTAGAAGCGGCGTATCTTCAGGGTCGCTTTGATGAGATGGAACAATTCGTAGAAGTGGTACTCAACAATGCGAAGACAGCGATCAACAAAATGCAAGTTTACGATAGCAAAATTCAAGCGTTGTTGTCACAGAGCAAGCTAAAAGAAGCACTTAAAACGGGACTGGAAGTATTGAAGCTTTTGGGAGTAACTTTAATAGAAACCCCAAGTCAGTTAGATGTTCAAAGAGAATTGGAAGAAACGTCTTCCCTATTAGCTGAACGAGAAATCGAAGACTTAATTAATTTACCAGAGATGACTGCACCAGAACCGCTAGCAGCAATGTCTATCCTAGAGAATATTGGGGCTGCTGCATTTATGGTATCACCAGCACTAATGATACTGATTATGTGCAAAATGGTAAATTTATCGATCGACTACGGCAATGGTACCTGGTCACCACGCGGTTATGTTTCCTACGGATTTATTCTATGTGGAATTGTTCAAGATATTGAACTTGGCTATAAATTTGGCAAATTGGCTCTGGGCTTGGCAGAAAAATTGAATACCAAAAAAGGGAATGCTGTAGCACTGGCGGTATTTGGTATCTCCGTCATGCACTGGAAGGTACATTATAGGGAGACGATACCAATTCTGGTTGATGCTTATCAAAGCGGTATGGAAACCGGAGAATTTGAACACGCTAGCTATGCTGCATATATTGCATGTTATCACTCGTTTTTCGTCGGTGAAGAACTCACCCAACTAGAACAAAAAACGGCAGCCTACAGCAAAGCAGTCAGACAAATCAGACGGGAAAGCTGCTCGAATTGGATTGCAATCTTGTGGCAGACAATTCTTAATCTGTTGGATAGGTCTCTTAATCCCAGCCGCTTAATTGGTAGGGTATGTGATGAAGGACAGGCGTTACCACACGCTATTGCAGTTAAAGATGAACCTGCAATTCAATTGTGTTATTTACACAAAGTTATATTGTGTTATCTATTTGGAGAACATCATCAAGCTGTACAAACTGCTGTTTTGGCAAGGCAACATTTTGAAGAGGTGACAGGAACAGCGGTTTTATTTTTCTTCTGTTTCTACGATTCTTTGGCGCTTTTGAGCCTATCACTCGATGCTTCCAACTCCCAAAGAGCAGCTTGGCTCAGTTGTGTTAGCACCAACCAAGAAAAGATGCAAAAATGGGCAGAACACGCCCCAATGAATTATTTGCATAAATTTCATCTAGTCGAGGCAGAGAAAGCGCGAGTCTTAGGGCAATTTCTTGAGGCTGAAGAGTTTTATGAGCGAGCGATCGCGGGTGCTGATGAGAATGGGTTTATCCAAGAAGAAGCATTAGCTTATGAGTTAGCGGCTAAACATTATTTAGCGCGAGGTCGGGAAAAAATTGCCCAAACTTACATGAAAGAAGCCCACTACTGCTATAATCGCTGGGGTGCAAAAGCGAAAGTTAAAGACTTAGAAAATCGCTATGGGCAGTTTTTTTCTCAGTCTTATAAAGAAGCTCCCACGTCAACTCCCACTACTTCTAGAACTACCTCTAATACCTCAAACATCGCTTTAGATTTAGCGGCGGTGATGAAAGCATCCCAGGCGATTTCTCGTGAAATTGAATTAGAGCAGTTGCTTCATTCCTTAATGCAGATATTAATTCAGAATGCTGGCGCTCAAACCGGATTTATAATTTTGGAAAACGCAGGAGAATGGGTAATTGAAGGGACTGGTCAACTAAATGATAGTGATGATGAGAATGTCTACACTACACAAGTGCTGCAATCCGTTACGATTAGAAATCGCCTGCCTGAATCAATTATTAATTATGTAATTCGGACTCATGAAACTATTATCTTAAATGATGCGACTCGTGAAGGTAGTTTTATCAACGATCCATACATTCAACACAACCAAACTAAATCTATTTTCTGTTTGCCGCTACTCAATCAAGCTCAGCTGGTTGGGGTGTTGTATTTAGAAAATCAATTAGCAGTTGGGGCATTTACACCCGAACGAACGCAAGTTTTGCATTTATTATCGACTCAGGCAGCGATCGCGATCGAAAATGCTAAACTCTACTCAAAGCTGCGTGCTAGCGAAAGCAAGATGACTCAATTTCTCGAAGCTGTCCCAGTGGGAATTGGAGTTGTAGATGCGGTGGGTCACCCATCCTACTCCAATCAACGGGCAATTCAGCTATTGGGTAAAGGGATCGATCCTGACGTGACACCGGATCGATTGGCAGAGGTTTATCAAATTTATTTAGCGGGAACGGATCGACCCTATCCGACTGAGAAAATGCCGATCGTGCGGGCATTGAGCGGCGAACGTACTAGGGTTGACGACGTAGAAATTCGCTCCTACAACGCCAAAATTCCAGTCGAGGTGTGGGGAACTCCAGTTTATGACGAACGGGGTAATGTAGCATACGCGATCGCCACCTTTCAAGACATTAGCGAGCGCAAACAAGCCGAGAAACTGCTAGCAGACTATAACCGCACTTTAGAGCAACAGATTGCCGAACGAACAGCAGCGTTACAGAAAAGTGAAGCGAATTATCGCAACTTAGTTCAAACCGCAAACTCAATCATTCTTCGCTGTGATGCACAAGGACGGATTCAATACCTGAACGATTACGGGCTGAGATTTTTTGGCTATGAGGAACATCAGATTTTAGGGCGTACCTTACTCGAAACAATCGTTCCAGAAATCGAAACCTCTGGGCGCAATCTCAAACAATTCATCCACAATGTATATTACAATCGTCTCGACCCTACGTCTTACCTGCAAATGGAAAATGAAAACCTGTGCCGAGACGGCAGACGGGTTTGGGTTGCCTGGTCAAATCAAGCAATGTTGAATGAACAGGGAGATTTAGTTGAAATTTTATCGGTTGGCAATGACATCACCCAGCGCAAACAAGCAGAAAAAGCCCTACAGTGTAGTGAAATTAAGTTCCGCAACATCTTTGAAAACTCACAGGTCGGCATCTTTCGATCGCGCCTCTCGGATGGATTAGCTATCGATGCGAATCAACGCATTGCAGAGTTGTTTGGCTTTAATTCACCCGATGAGATAATTGGGATCGTACATTCCCCAGACTTTTATGTAAATCTGTGCGATCGCCAACAAGTCGTTGAATTGCTGAAGCGTCATGGTGACCTGCAAAACGTTGAAATTCAGATGCGAAAACGAGACGGCACAACGTTTTGGGGGCTTAACTCTTTTCATCTGAATGCAACCGATGGATATATGGAAGGTGTGATTACAGATATTAGCGATCGCAAACGTGCCGAGGAAGCTTCGATTTTGGAAGAACGCAACCGGATGGCACGGGAAATTCACGATACGTTAGCGCAAGCCTTTACAGGCATTGTGCTGCATAACGGCACAGCGATAGAGCTAATGACAAAGAAACCACACAAAGCTCAGGCACACATGGAAACGGTGGATGAATTAGCCCGCACTGGACTGACTGAAGCACGGCGATCGGTGGCGGCGCTGCGACCTAAACTGTTAGAGTCGGGAGACTTATTGAGCGCCCTCAAACACCTAACCACGCAAATGAAACCTGCCACCGATACCCATATTACCTGTGAAGTCATCGGTACAGCCTACTCTGCATCACCTGATGTGGAGAATAATCTACTACGCATTGGACAAGAAGCCCTAACCAATGCGATTAAATATGCCCATGCCACAGAGATTCAAGTTGAATTAGTTTACGAGGAAATGCAGTGCTGTTTACAAATAAGAGACAACGGGCAGGGATTTGACACTAACCAAATAATGAATCAAGGATTTGGTTTATTGGGGATGAGCGAACGGGCAGAGCGTATTGGCGGTGAACTGATCGTCAACAGTCAGCCTGGTTTGGGCACAGAAATTGTTGTCATCGTGAATCGGGAGTAA
- a CDS encoding type I-MYXAN CRISPR-associated protein Cas6/Cmx6 — translation MIFAFKAKNWDAPYVDLTFKLRGTPIPLDNGYVIYSALSSICPIL, via the coding sequence CTGATTTTCGCCTTCAAAGCAAAAAACTGGGATGCTCCCTATGTAGACTTAACGTTTAAGCTAAGAGGCACACCGATTCCTCTTGATAATGGTTATGTTATCTATAGTGCTTTGTCCAGTATTTGTCCTATCCTTTAG
- a CDS encoding putative CRISPR-associated protein, whose translation MKTIICSVGTSAARNLGVKPADLTNWVNQQKVKDEISTEYAAEQVFNTFRDISPEGENLKNKLSAEIHSLVRIGITSKDKIILLASSTNDGYCCALAVEKYLNYYWNGIYVKTEKVPGLQVNNAELFRTKGVVEFVRLILREVDNYDVNNIILNPTGGFKALVPYTVLLGMLKGIKCDYIFEQSTTLLELPPLPVEFKRSQFEAYRNLFEKIERETAISTAEWEQRVPYAERKMLEPLVDFSDAEVTLSAVGFLFLDEMRSPSVLVPFLSQKAIKDCFDNLAQLDDCDPFRYLLRVATSKEALERATHINVGNGLYWLKPGRTTDRYLVSTEGWRMLIWRAIREDQEGSNYASTVTVNPNTERQKYSPFMRMDFVN comes from the coding sequence GTGAAGACAATTATATGTTCTGTGGGAACCAGTGCTGCAAGAAATTTAGGAGTTAAACCAGCAGATTTAACTAATTGGGTTAATCAGCAAAAAGTTAAGGATGAAATAAGTACTGAGTATGCAGCAGAACAAGTATTTAATACTTTTCGTGATATCTCCCCGGAAGGAGAAAACTTAAAAAATAAATTATCTGCTGAAATTCACTCTCTTGTTAGGATTGGCATTACTAGTAAAGACAAAATAATTTTACTAGCATCAAGTACAAATGATGGATATTGCTGCGCTCTTGCAGTTGAGAAATATCTGAACTATTACTGGAATGGCATATATGTCAAAACCGAAAAAGTGCCAGGACTTCAAGTTAACAATGCTGAACTTTTCCGAACAAAAGGTGTTGTTGAATTTGTCAGGCTTATTCTCAGAGAAGTTGATAACTATGATGTGAATAACATTATCCTAAATCCAACGGGAGGATTTAAAGCATTAGTTCCTTACACAGTTTTACTAGGTATGTTGAAAGGAATTAAGTGTGACTATATATTTGAACAGTCAACTACATTACTTGAATTACCACCTCTTCCTGTAGAATTTAAGCGATCGCAATTTGAAGCCTATAGAAATTTATTTGAAAAAATTGAGCGCGAGACAGCAATTTCCACAGCAGAATGGGAACAGAGAGTTCCTTATGCAGAAAGAAAAATGCTTGAACCACTAGTTGACTTCTCCGATGCAGAGGTAACTCTTTCTGCTGTAGGTTTTTTGTTCCTTGATGAAATGCGTAGTCCTTCTGTGTTAGTTCCTTTTCTATCGCAAAAAGCCATTAAAGATTGTTTTGATAACCTAGCACAATTAGATGACTGCGATCCTTTCCGTTATTTATTACGAGTTGCCACTTCTAAAGAAGCTCTTGAGAGAGCAACACATATTAATGTAGGAAATGGGTTGTACTGGCTCAAACCTGGTAGAACTACTGACCGCTATTTAGTATCAACCGAAGGCTGGCGTATGTTAATATGGAGGGCTATTCGTGAAGACCAAGAAGGTTCTAACTATGCCAGTACAGTTACCGTCAATCCTAATACTGAGCGGCAAAAATATTCTCCCTTCATGCGTATGGATTTTGTCAACTAA
- a CDS encoding RNA-guided endonuclease InsQ/TnpB family protein, whose product MSRSRRLLRRLSGREQRFQKWLNHNISKQLVQDAKRTNSALAFEDLTNIRESLNQKPRSKTERRRTNNWAFYQMRLFVGYKANIAGVRVVFVPPAYTSQTCSRCGHIHPVKGKSYGFGKSFKCGHCGFEHDADINATLNIAALGLSVIQPESPGISCQLEGRQLNLFPASYFELG is encoded by the coding sequence TTGAGCCGTTCTAGACGACTGTTGAGAAGGCTTTCTGGCAGAGAACAAAGGTTTCAAAAGTGGTTGAATCACAATATTTCTAAGCAATTGGTTCAAGATGCCAAGCGAACTAATTCTGCTTTGGCTTTTGAAGATTTGACAAATATCAGAGAATCGCTCAATCAAAAGCCACGCTCCAAGACTGAACGACGTAGAACCAACAACTGGGCTTTTTACCAGATGAGATTGTTTGTTGGGTACAAGGCTAATATTGCTGGTGTAAGAGTTGTTTTTGTTCCACCCGCCTATACTTCCCAGACTTGCTCTCGGTGTGGACATATCCACCCCGTCAAAGGCAAGTCTTATGGTTTTGGCAAGTCGTTCAAGTGTGGGCATTGTGGTTTTGAGCATGATGCTGATATTAATGCTACGTTGAATATTGCAGCTTTGGGGTTGTCCGTAATCCAGCCCGAAAGTCCGGGGATTAGTTGTCAGTTGGAGGGACGACAGTTAAATCTGTTCCCTGCTAGCTACTTTGAACTGGGCTGA
- the cas6 gene encoding CRISPR system precrRNA processing endoribonuclease RAMP protein Cas6, with amino-acid sequence MLINSTWTLSVSEPTILPRSYNLELVKLLHHKIGLELGSEVIPSISFSGICGLHTTSYDFLTFQPQEFYQLSLCGLKEDSSKALSLLHLNESLEFLGAKFNIINRDDKVTSYEKLYTNLVANEPEPIRQFKFKFITPTAFAQGGVTLPIPIPTLMFRSWLERWNNFAPVYLGGDELITYLTNAIFLKHHNIKTRSWQLQRGYVNGFVGDVTLQIFSRADPLLANVANLLVQYALFAGTGIKTRLGMGQTQSI; translated from the coding sequence ATGCTAATAAATTCAACTTGGACATTAAGTGTATCTGAACCAACAATTTTACCACGTTCTTATAATTTAGAACTTGTTAAACTGCTACACCATAAAATAGGATTAGAGCTAGGTAGTGAAGTAATACCCTCAATATCATTTTCAGGAATCTGCGGATTGCATACAACTTCATACGATTTTTTAACTTTTCAACCCCAAGAATTTTACCAACTATCGCTATGCGGGTTAAAAGAAGACTCAAGTAAAGCGTTATCCTTATTACATCTAAATGAATCACTCGAATTTCTCGGTGCTAAATTCAATATCATTAACCGTGATGATAAAGTTACAAGTTATGAAAAACTCTATACAAATTTAGTAGCGAACGAACCTGAACCAATAAGACAGTTTAAATTTAAATTTATTACACCCACAGCTTTCGCTCAAGGCGGTGTTACTTTACCTATTCCCATACCAACATTAATGTTCCGCAGTTGGTTAGAACGTTGGAATAATTTTGCCCCTGTTTATTTAGGTGGGGATGAATTAATCACTTATTTAACTAATGCAATTTTCCTCAAACATCACAATATTAAAACTCGCAGTTGGCAATTACAAAGAGGTTATGTCAATGGCTTTGTAGGTGATGTGACACTGCAAATTTTTAGCCGTGCCGACCCTTTATTAGCAAATGTGGCGAATTTATTAGTCCAGTATGCTCTATTTGCGGGAACAGGAATTAAGACGCGCTTGGGGATGGGACAGACTCAAAGTATCTAA
- a CDS encoding LAGLIDADG family homing endonuclease, with product MATPNKTKAFAEGILTDFDAGCSIRDLSDKYDVSEGSMRIFLKKNDRVLRGRTDLKQCKTLSIVDAAYIAGLVDGEGCLSSYIAKCRNSKIVYYRLTIGMSDESVISWLKEVTEIGVIYSQKRKNQTAWKDLHRFESTGQQLIGLLEQITPYLRVKRTQAELILELGKLKKGMFGRQFTKLDREQERQIEICNELQRLNRRGVQLNEAL from the coding sequence ATGGCAACACCCAACAAAACCAAGGCTTTTGCAGAAGGCATTTTGACAGATTTTGATGCTGGGTGTTCTATTCGAGACTTAAGCGACAAGTATGACGTATCAGAAGGCTCGATGCGAATTTTCCTGAAAAAGAATGATCGTGTTTTGAGAGGTAGAACTGACCTCAAGCAATGCAAAACGCTTTCTATTGTTGATGCTGCTTATATCGCAGGACTTGTGGATGGTGAAGGATGCCTGTCTTCATACATTGCTAAATGCAGAAACTCAAAGATTGTTTACTATAGGCTCACTATAGGAATGTCAGACGAGTCTGTAATAAGTTGGTTGAAAGAAGTAACAGAAATTGGGGTTATTTATTCTCAGAAACGCAAAAATCAGACTGCGTGGAAAGATTTGCACCGATTTGAAAGTACTGGTCAACAGTTAATTGGATTACTGGAACAAATCACACCATACCTACGAGTAAAAAGAACTCAAGCAGAACTAATTCTTGAACTTGGAAAGCTTAAAAAAGGAATGTTTGGTAGACAGTTCACTAAATTGGATCGTGAACAGGAACGCCAAATTGAAATTTGCAATGAGTTGCAACGCCTTAATCGCAGAGGGGTGCAACTAAATGAAGCTCTTTAG